A region of Phocoena phocoena chromosome 17, mPhoPho1.1, whole genome shotgun sequence DNA encodes the following proteins:
- the HGH1 gene encoding protein HGH1 homolog, whose product MREDEGVVGGSAGGLASVGSPILEAGPKAEAAKLLPFLALGARADLQAAAAQHVLALTGSGSGRTLLAGQAALLRALVELAVAPAPAPARDAARALVNLAADPGLHEPLLAAEPGLPARLLGCALDPQWPWAEEAAAVLANLSREPVPCTALMAALAAAEPGESGLERLVLALCTPGYNARAPLHYLGPMLSNLSQRPATRAFLLNHDRCVVQRLLPLTQYPDSSVRRGGVVGTLRNCCFEHRHHEWLLGPEVDILPYLLLPLAGPEDFSEEEMERLPVDLQYLPQDKQRDPDADIRKMLIEAIMLLTATAPGRKQVRDQGAYLILRGLHNWEPEPDVRVTCEKLIQVLIGDEPEHGMENLLEVQVPEDVERQLQQQDRQEQSSASGAAAAGAVAPETRSEGAAPT is encoded by the exons ATGCGGGAGGACGAAGGGGTCGTTGGTGGGTCAGCCGGTGGCCTCGCCTCCGTAGGGTCGCCGATACTGGAGGCCGGCCCGAAGGCGGAGGCGGCGAAGCTGCTGCCTTTCCTGGCGCTCGGGGCGCGGGCTGACCTGCAGGCGGCGGCGGCGCAGCATGTGCTGGCGCTGACCGGCTCGGGGTCCGGCCGCACGCTGCTGGCCGGCCAGGCGGCACTGCTGCGGGCTCTGGTCGAGCTGGCGGTGGCCCCTGCTCCAGCCCCGGCCCGAGACGCCGCTCGCGCGCTAGTCAACTTGGCTGCCGACCCTGGCCTGCACGAGCCGCTGCTGGCGGCCGAGCCCGGACTACCTGCCCGCCTGCTGGGCTGCGCTTTGGACCCACAGTGGCCCTGGGCCGAGGAGGCGGCCGCCGTGCTGGCTAACCTCAGCCGCGAGCCGGTGCCATGTACTGCGCTGATGGCGGCGCTGGCGGCCGCTGAGCCCGGGGAGTCGGGCCTGGAGCGGCTGGTGCTCGCGCTGTGCACTCCTGGCTACAACGCCCGCGCGCCCCTGCACTACTTGGGGCCGATGCTCTCCAACCTCAGCCAGCGTCCTGCGACGCGCGCTTTCCTGCTGAATCACGACAG GTGCGTGGTCCAGCGGCTGCTGCCCCTTACCCAATACCCGGACTCCTCGGTGCGCAGGGGCGGGGTGGTGGGGACACTGCGAAACTGCTGCTTCGAGCACC GACACCATGAGTGGTTGCTTGGGCCTGAGGTGGACATTCTCCCCTACTTGCTACTGCCCCTGGCTGGGCCTGAGGACTTCTCCGAGGAGGAGATGGAGC GGCTGCCCGTTGACCTGCAATACCTGCCACAAGACAAGCAGCGAGATCCTGATGCCGACATCCGCAAGATGCTCATTGAGGCCATCATGCTG CTGACGGCCACGGCACCTGGTCGGAAGCAGGTGAGGGACCAGGGAGCCTACTTGATCCTGCGCGGGCTGCACAACTGGGAGCCAGAGCCCGATGTGCGGGTGACTTGTGAGAAACTCATCCAG GTTCTCATTGGGGATGAGCCAGAGCATGGCATGGAAAACCTGCTGGAGGTACAAGTACCTGAGGACGTTGAGCGACAGCTGCAGCAGCAGGACCGCCAGGAGCAGAGCAGCGCGAGCGGTGCGGCAGCAGCTGGAGCTGTGGCCCCAGAGACGCGCTCAGAGGGAGCTGCACCCACCTGA